The DNA sequence AGCCCGAGCCCGAGGGTCCGGTCGAAGGCCGCGAAGGTGGCCTGGTAGCCCTGGTCGGTGGTCAGGTCGTAGCCGGCGGCGAACAGGTGGCAGGTGTCCACGCAGACCGCGGCGCGGCGGCGCAGCGCCGCGGGGATGCCGTCGCGGATGGCGGCCAGCTGCTCGAAGGTGTGGCCGAGCGACGAGCCCTGCCCGGCGGTGGTCTCGGTGAGCAGGCGCACCCGGCCCGGCACCGCCGCCAGGGCCTGGGCCATGCCCTCGGCGCACAGCGCCAGCCCCTGGGCCTGGTCCGGGTTGGAGCCGGGGTGGAACACCAGCGCCGGGATGCCCAGCGCCTCGCAGCGCCCCAGCTCGTCGGCCAGGGCCGCCCAGGACTTCCGGCGGATCTCCGGATCCGGGGCGCCGGCGTTGATGAGGTAGCTCGAGTGGGCCGCCA is a window from the Anaeromyxobacter sp. genome containing:
- a CDS encoding deoxyribonuclease IV; translation: MLLGAHEGIAGGVSTAFARAEEDGAECLQIFTRNARGWAAKPFEPEEVARFHAEARRTGKPVAAHSSYLINAGAPDPEIRRKSWAALADELGRCEALGIPALVFHPGSNPDQAQGLALCAEGMAQALAAVPGRVRLLTETTAGQGSSLGHTFEQLAAIRDGIPAALRRRAAVCVDTCHLFAAGYDLTTDQGYQATFAAFDRTLGLGLIEAFHLNDSKKPLGCRVDRHEHIGEGAMGLSPFRRLVNDPRFATTPAFLETELRYRENLSVLRSLLA